One Micromonospora sp. WMMD812 genomic window carries:
- a CDS encoding MerR family transcriptional regulator, translated as MNDRTDLFSIGQLARRTGLSVRTIRFWSDLDLLPPTARSAGGYRLYDAAAVARLELLRSLRELGIGLDDVRRILNRQTSVREVAQAHVRALDAEIQTLRLRRAVLRSVTRRGSTTEELRLMNDLARLSARERQQIIDDFVAEVFAGLDGRPGAGLAEAMRTMPAELPDEPTDAEVDAWLELAELVADPDFRRRVRDMAVAGSDDTAPPPQPLMSIDSAREALAAGVAPDSDEARAVLAGMVDPALSPEQRRKLADDMAAFTDHRVERYWQLIGVLNRRPPFPPAVPAVEWLIAALRADR; from the coding sequence GTGAACGACCGCACCGACCTGTTCAGCATCGGCCAGCTCGCCCGGCGGACCGGGCTGTCGGTCCGGACCATCCGGTTCTGGTCCGACCTGGACCTGCTGCCCCCGACCGCCCGCTCGGCCGGCGGCTACCGGCTCTACGACGCGGCCGCGGTGGCCCGACTGGAGCTGCTGCGCAGCCTTCGCGAGCTGGGGATCGGCCTGGACGACGTACGCCGGATCCTGAACCGGCAGACCAGCGTCCGGGAGGTGGCGCAGGCACACGTCCGGGCGCTGGACGCGGAGATCCAGACCCTGCGGCTGCGCCGGGCGGTGTTGCGGTCGGTCACTCGACGCGGCAGCACGACCGAGGAGTTGAGACTCATGAACGACCTGGCCCGCCTCTCCGCCCGGGAGCGGCAGCAGATCATCGACGACTTCGTCGCCGAGGTGTTCGCCGGCCTCGACGGCCGCCCCGGTGCCGGTCTGGCCGAGGCGATGCGCACGATGCCCGCGGAGCTGCCCGACGAGCCGACCGACGCGGAGGTGGACGCCTGGCTGGAGCTGGCCGAACTGGTCGCCGACCCGGACTTCCGCCGCCGCGTACGCGACATGGCGGTGGCCGGGTCGGACGATACCGCCCCGCCGCCGCAACCCCTGATGTCCATCGACTCGGCACGGGAGGCGCTGGCCGCCGGCGTCGCCCCCGACTCCGACGAGGCGCGGGCGGTGCTGGCCGGGATGGTCGACCCGGCGCTCTCCCCGGAGCAGCGGCGGAAGCTGGCCGACGACATGGCCGCCTTCACCGACCACCGGGTGGAGCGGTACTGGCAGCTCATCGGCGTGCTCAACCGGCGGCCGCCGTTCCCGCCCGCGGTACCGGCGGTGGAGTGGCTGATCGCCGCCCTGCGCGCCGACCGCTGA
- a CDS encoding carboxyl transferase domain-containing protein, giving the protein MTTTALDEDTATADYRDPEVRLRALFDAGSLRLLAPRDTSGVLWARGEIEGTPTIAYATDATRMGGAMGSEGCRHIVDAIDTAVRERVPVLGLWHSGGARLAEGVVALDAVGQVFAAMVRASGRVPQISVVLGPAAGGAAYGPALTDIVVMSGAGRIFVTGPEVVRSVTGEQVDMERLGGPEPHGRRSGVVHVTCADDGEALAESRKLAALLGHQGRLCPDDVAAGGEDGHDLAARMPTETNRAYDVKPVVKALLDAPGVELHAKWAPNIVTTLGRFAGRTVGVIANNPLRLGGCLDAASAEKAARFVRMCDSLGVPLIVLVDVPGYLPGLGQEWDGVVRRGAKLLHAFAEAVVPRVTLVTRKAYGGAYIAMNSHSLGATAVFAWPNAEVAVMGASAAVNILHRKRLAAAPVEEREALRAQLIEEQVRVAGGVNRALEIGVIDDVIKPAETRRRIAEALAAAPAARGAHGNIPL; this is encoded by the coding sequence GTGACCACCACCGCCCTCGACGAGGACACCGCGACAGCGGACTACCGGGATCCAGAGGTCCGCCTCCGGGCCCTGTTCGACGCGGGTTCGCTGCGCCTGCTGGCCCCCCGGGACACGTCCGGGGTGCTGTGGGCGCGCGGTGAGATCGAGGGCACGCCCACCATCGCGTACGCCACCGACGCGACGAGGATGGGTGGCGCGATGGGCAGCGAGGGGTGCCGGCACATCGTCGACGCGATCGACACCGCGGTGCGGGAGCGGGTGCCGGTGCTCGGTCTCTGGCACTCCGGTGGCGCCCGGCTGGCGGAGGGCGTGGTCGCGCTCGACGCCGTCGGGCAGGTCTTCGCGGCGATGGTCCGGGCGTCCGGCCGGGTGCCGCAGATCTCTGTGGTGCTCGGCCCGGCGGCCGGCGGCGCGGCGTACGGGCCGGCGCTGACCGACATCGTGGTGATGAGCGGGGCCGGCCGGATCTTCGTGACCGGCCCCGAGGTGGTCCGCAGCGTGACCGGTGAACAGGTCGACATGGAGCGCCTCGGCGGCCCCGAGCCGCACGGCCGCCGCTCCGGCGTGGTCCACGTGACCTGCGCCGACGACGGGGAGGCGCTGGCCGAGTCGCGCAAGCTCGCCGCGCTGCTCGGTCACCAGGGCCGGCTCTGCCCGGACGACGTGGCGGCCGGCGGCGAGGACGGGCACGACCTGGCCGCCCGGATGCCGACCGAGACCAACCGGGCGTACGACGTGAAGCCGGTGGTCAAGGCGCTGCTCGACGCGCCGGGCGTGGAGCTGCACGCCAAGTGGGCGCCGAACATCGTCACCACGCTCGGCCGGTTCGCCGGCCGGACGGTCGGCGTCATCGCCAACAACCCGCTGCGGCTGGGCGGTTGCCTCGACGCGGCCAGCGCGGAGAAGGCAGCCCGGTTCGTGCGGATGTGCGACTCCCTCGGCGTGCCGCTCATCGTGCTGGTCGACGTGCCGGGCTACCTGCCCGGCCTCGGTCAGGAGTGGGACGGCGTGGTGCGGCGCGGGGCGAAGCTGCTGCACGCCTTCGCCGAGGCCGTGGTGCCCCGGGTGACCCTGGTGACCCGGAAGGCGTACGGCGGCGCGTACATCGCGATGAACTCGCACTCGCTCGGCGCCACCGCGGTCTTCGCCTGGCCGAACGCGGAGGTCGCGGTGATGGGCGCGAGCGCGGCGGTGAACATCCTGCACCGCAAGCGGCTCGCCGCCGCTCCGGTGGAGGAGCGGGAGGCGCTGCGGGCCCAGCTGATCGAGGAGCAGGTCCGGGTCGCCGGCGGGGTCAACCGGGCGTTGGAGATCGGGGTGATCGACGACGTGATCAAGCCGGCGGAGACGCGGCGCCGGATCGCCGAGGCGCTCGCCGCGGCCCCGGCCGCCCGGGGCGCACACGGCAACATCCCGCTGTAG
- the fabF gene encoding beta-ketoacyl-ACP synthase II codes for MTRPDVVVTGLGATTPLGGDVASTWDAMVAGRSGVSALTQEWAAQLPVRIAAQLAVEPSEVLDRVKLRRLDRSQAIAVIAARQAWADAGLADAGLDQERLAVSVGSGIGGATTLLAQDDILEASGPRRVSPHTVPMLMPNGPAAFVGLELGAKAGVHSVASACATGAEAIALGLDIIRAGRADVVVAGGTEAVIHPLPIAGFASMRAMSTRNDDPERASRPWDKGRDGFVLGEGAGIVVLERAEHAAARGARVYARLAGAGITSDAYDIVQPHAEGEGAIRAISRAIADADIAKRDIVHVNAHATSTPVGDMLEIGALHKALGDHPVLSATKSMTGHLLGAAGALESIATILAIRNGVVPPTINLDDPDEALTMDVAAHKARHMEVPAALNNAFGFGGHNVALVFARA; via the coding sequence ATGACTCGCCCCGACGTCGTCGTCACCGGGCTCGGCGCGACGACCCCGCTCGGCGGGGACGTCGCGTCGACCTGGGACGCCATGGTCGCCGGCCGCTCCGGGGTGAGTGCGCTCACCCAGGAGTGGGCGGCACAACTGCCGGTACGGATCGCCGCGCAGCTGGCCGTCGAGCCGTCCGAGGTGCTGGACCGGGTCAAGCTGCGCCGGCTGGACCGGTCCCAGGCGATCGCGGTCATCGCGGCGCGGCAGGCCTGGGCGGACGCCGGGCTGGCCGACGCCGGGCTGGACCAGGAGCGGCTCGCCGTCAGCGTCGGCTCCGGCATCGGCGGCGCGACCACCCTGCTCGCCCAGGACGACATCCTGGAGGCCTCCGGGCCGCGCCGGGTCTCCCCGCACACCGTGCCGATGCTGATGCCGAACGGCCCGGCCGCCTTCGTCGGGCTCGAGCTCGGCGCGAAGGCCGGCGTGCACTCGGTGGCCAGCGCCTGCGCGACCGGTGCGGAGGCGATCGCGCTCGGCCTGGACATCATCCGGGCCGGCCGCGCCGACGTGGTGGTGGCCGGCGGCACCGAGGCGGTCATCCACCCGCTGCCGATCGCCGGTTTCGCCTCGATGCGGGCCATGTCCACCCGCAACGACGATCCGGAGCGCGCCTCCCGGCCGTGGGACAAGGGCCGGGACGGGTTCGTCCTCGGCGAGGGCGCGGGGATCGTCGTTCTGGAGCGGGCCGAGCACGCCGCCGCCCGGGGGGCCCGGGTGTACGCCCGCCTCGCCGGCGCCGGCATCACCTCCGACGCGTACGACATCGTGCAGCCGCACGCGGAGGGTGAGGGCGCGATCCGGGCGATCTCCCGGGCCATCGCCGACGCGGACATCGCCAAGCGCGACATCGTCCACGTCAACGCGCACGCCACGTCGACCCCGGTCGGCGACATGCTGGAGATCGGCGCGCTGCACAAGGCGCTCGGCGACCACCCCGTGCTGTCCGCGACCAAGTCGATGACCGGGCACCTGCTCGGCGCGGCCGGTGCGCTGGAGTCGATCGCCACCATCCTGGCCATCCGCAACGGTGTCGTCCCCCCGACGATCAACCTCGATGACCCGGACGAAGCCCTCACGATGGATGTGGCCGCCCACAAGGCGCGCCACATGGAGGTCCCCGCCGCGCTGAACAACGCGTTCGGATTCGGCGGCCACAACGTGGCTCTCGTCTTCGCGCGGGCCTGA
- a CDS encoding acyl carrier protein, protein MTRDEITAGLAEILEEVAGVNPDDVAEGKSFTDDLDVDSLSMVEVVVAAEEKFGVKIPDNEVQNLKTVGDAVSYIEAQS, encoded by the coding sequence ATGACCCGTGACGAGATCACCGCCGGCCTCGCCGAGATCCTCGAGGAGGTTGCCGGGGTGAACCCGGACGACGTGGCCGAGGGGAAGTCCTTCACCGACGACCTGGACGTCGACTCGCTCTCCATGGTGGAGGTCGTGGTGGCGGCCGAGGAGAAGTTCGGCGTCAAGATCCCGGACAACGAGGTGCAGAACCTGAAGACCGTCGGAGACGCGGTCTCCTACATCGAGGCGCAGTCCTGA
- a CDS encoding beta-ketoacyl-ACP synthase III: MTGSRIVALGHYQPSRVVTNDDLARMVDTNDEWIRDRVGIVTRRIADGETVADMAAAAAGKALANSGLTAADIDLVVVATCTSVDRSPNVACRVAAKLGISAPGAYDINTACSGFAYALGTVDHAIRAGASRNAIVIGAEKLSDFTDWTDRSTCIIFGDGAGAAVITAAAEDEPAGVGPVVWGSVPEKSEAVRIEGWRPYIQQEGQAVFRWATTELAPLALQACERAGVDPSELAAFVPHQANARIIDGIAKRLNIPDAIIAKDIVESGNTSAASVPLALSKLVERREVPSGAPVLLFGFGGGLTYAGQVVRCP, translated from the coding sequence ATGACCGGAAGCCGGATCGTCGCCCTGGGGCACTACCAGCCCTCCCGGGTGGTCACCAACGACGACCTCGCCCGCATGGTCGACACCAACGACGAGTGGATCCGGGACCGGGTCGGCATCGTCACCCGGCGGATCGCCGACGGTGAGACGGTGGCCGACATGGCCGCGGCCGCCGCCGGCAAGGCGCTGGCCAACTCCGGCCTCACCGCCGCCGACATCGACCTGGTCGTGGTCGCCACCTGCACCTCGGTCGACCGCAGCCCCAACGTGGCCTGCCGGGTCGCCGCCAAGCTCGGCATCAGCGCGCCCGGGGCGTACGACATCAACACGGCCTGCTCGGGCTTCGCATACGCGCTGGGCACCGTCGACCACGCGATCCGCGCCGGCGCGTCGCGCAACGCGATCGTGATCGGCGCCGAGAAGCTCTCCGACTTCACCGACTGGACCGACCGCTCGACGTGCATCATCTTCGGCGACGGGGCGGGGGCCGCGGTGATCACCGCCGCCGCCGAGGACGAGCCGGCCGGGGTCGGCCCGGTGGTCTGGGGCTCGGTGCCGGAGAAGAGCGAGGCGGTGCGGATCGAGGGCTGGCGCCCGTACATCCAGCAGGAGGGCCAGGCGGTGTTCCGCTGGGCCACCACCGAGCTGGCCCCGCTGGCCCTCCAGGCGTGCGAGCGCGCCGGGGTGGACCCGTCCGAGCTGGCGGCGTTCGTGCCGCACCAGGCCAACGCGCGGATCATCGACGGCATCGCCAAGCGGCTCAACATCCCCGACGCGATCATCGCGAAGGACATCGTAGAGTCCGGCAACACCTCCGCGGCGAGCGTGCCGCTGGCCCTGTCCAAGCTGGTCGAGCGGCGGGAGGTGCCCTCCGGGGCGCCGGTGCTGCTCTTCGGCTTCGGCGGCGGCCTGACCTACGCCGGACAGGTCGTCCGGTGCCCCTGA
- a CDS encoding acyltransferase domain-containing protein has product MLAVLSPGQGSQKPGFLTPWLDLEGAEARLRWWSALAGVDLVHLGTAADADEIKDTARTQPLLVAAALLAAEHLPMHDVAVTAGHSVGELGAAALAGVLSAEAAVTLAGVRGREMAAACALEPTGMAAVLGGDPAEVLAAIEAHGLHPANRNGAGQVVAAGSLDGLDKLAAEPPAKARIIRLQVAGAFHTPYMAPAEAALAAVAAGITPADPTRILLSNRDGSAVNHGRDMVQRLVRQVTAPVRWDLCMRTLADLGVTGVIELPPAGTLAGLVKRELKGGNAPEIVTLNTPDDLPAARDLIARHGAAPSHEPAIQFRVVVAPSAGTFTPAGGLAEGETVRAGQVIGHVATRQGPVDVAAHDSGVLTEWLAHHDDPVAPGQPLARIGGQNS; this is encoded by the coding sequence GTGCTGGCCGTACTTTCCCCCGGGCAGGGTTCCCAGAAGCCCGGATTCCTGACCCCCTGGCTCGACCTCGAGGGCGCCGAGGCGCGACTGCGCTGGTGGTCCGCCCTGGCCGGGGTCGATCTCGTGCACCTCGGCACCGCCGCGGACGCCGACGAGATCAAGGACACCGCCCGCACCCAGCCGCTGCTGGTCGCCGCCGCGCTGCTCGCGGCCGAGCACCTGCCGATGCACGACGTGGCGGTCACCGCCGGGCACAGCGTCGGCGAGCTGGGGGCCGCCGCGCTGGCCGGGGTGCTCTCCGCCGAGGCCGCTGTCACCCTCGCCGGCGTACGCGGTCGGGAGATGGCCGCCGCCTGCGCGCTGGAGCCGACCGGGATGGCCGCCGTGCTGGGCGGGGACCCGGCCGAGGTGCTCGCCGCGATCGAGGCGCACGGGCTGCACCCGGCCAACCGCAACGGGGCCGGCCAGGTCGTCGCCGCCGGGTCGCTGGACGGCCTCGACAAGCTCGCCGCCGAGCCCCCGGCGAAGGCGCGGATCATCCGGCTCCAGGTGGCCGGCGCGTTCCACACGCCGTACATGGCGCCGGCGGAGGCCGCGCTGGCCGCGGTGGCCGCCGGGATCACCCCCGCCGACCCGACCCGGATCCTGCTGTCCAACCGTGACGGCTCCGCGGTCAACCACGGGCGGGACATGGTGCAGCGGCTGGTCCGCCAGGTCACCGCCCCGGTCCGCTGGGACCTCTGCATGCGCACGCTGGCCGACCTCGGCGTCACCGGCGTGATCGAGCTTCCCCCGGCCGGCACCCTGGCCGGCCTGGTGAAGCGGGAACTGAAGGGCGGCAACGCCCCGGAGATCGTCACCCTGAACACCCCGGACGACCTGCCGGCCGCGCGCGACCTCATCGCGCGGCACGGCGCGGCGCCGAGCCACGAGCCGGCCATCCAGTTCCGGGTCGTCGTCGCCCCGTCCGCCGGCACCTTCACGCCGGCCGGGGGCCTGGCCGAGGGCGAGACCGTCCGTGCCGGCCAGGTGATCGGCCACGTCGCCACCCGACAGGGTCCGGTCGACGTGGCCGCGCACGACAGCGGCGTGCTCACGGAATGGCTCGCCCACCACGACGACCCGGTCGCGCCGGGCCAACCGCTCGCCCGCATCGGAGGACAGAACTCATGA
- a CDS encoding helix-turn-helix domain-containing protein: METQLRACQAGVVGNEPADAELSATLRRIERAAGALATASVARMDETLPWFRALPADQRSWVMLVAQAGVRSLVQWLRSGGGTTDSTQEVSDEVFATAPQALARSITLQQTVALIKVTIDVVEEQVPHVAAEGEEQQLRDAVLRFSREIAFAAARVYARAAESRGAWDARLQALLVDALLRGDSPDVLASRAAALGWADAPPVAVAVGRSPGGEVSAVLHTVYRQARRIGADVIGGVHGDRLVVVLGGAADPVAATGKLLSAFGDGPVVVGPAVPSLDEATESARAALAGFRAAPAWPTAPRPVPAADLLPERALAGDAEARRRLRHDVYAVLVRAGGELLETLDAFFAASGTLESAARALFVHPNTVRYRLRRIAEMTGFSPLAPRDAFALQVALTVGRLDPVVPAVPTQTLGPAASKSSQTGDDHRRSL; the protein is encoded by the coding sequence GTGGAGACGCAGCTCAGGGCATGTCAGGCTGGAGTGGTGGGGAACGAGCCGGCCGACGCGGAGCTGAGCGCCACGCTGCGCCGTATCGAACGGGCAGCGGGGGCGTTGGCGACTGCCAGCGTGGCGCGGATGGACGAGACGCTGCCCTGGTTCCGGGCCCTCCCGGCCGATCAGCGCTCCTGGGTCATGCTGGTGGCCCAGGCCGGCGTCCGGTCGCTGGTGCAGTGGCTGCGCTCGGGGGGCGGCACCACCGACAGCACCCAGGAGGTCTCCGACGAGGTCTTCGCCACGGCCCCACAGGCGCTGGCCCGCTCGATCACCCTCCAGCAGACGGTGGCACTGATCAAGGTCACCATCGACGTGGTGGAGGAGCAGGTCCCCCACGTGGCCGCCGAGGGCGAGGAGCAGCAGCTGCGCGACGCGGTGCTGCGCTTCTCGCGCGAGATCGCGTTCGCCGCCGCCCGCGTGTACGCCCGCGCCGCCGAGTCCCGGGGCGCCTGGGACGCCCGGCTGCAGGCGCTGCTGGTCGACGCGCTGCTGCGCGGGGACTCACCGGACGTGCTGGCGAGCCGCGCGGCGGCGCTGGGCTGGGCGGACGCGCCGCCCGTGGCGGTGGCGGTGGGCCGCTCCCCCGGCGGGGAGGTGTCGGCCGTGCTGCACACCGTCTACCGGCAGGCCCGCCGGATCGGGGCCGACGTGATCGGTGGCGTGCACGGCGACCGTCTGGTCGTCGTGCTCGGCGGTGCCGCGGACCCGGTGGCCGCCACCGGAAAGCTGCTGTCCGCGTTCGGCGACGGCCCGGTGGTGGTCGGGCCGGCGGTGCCGAGTCTGGACGAGGCGACCGAGTCCGCCCGAGCCGCGCTGGCCGGGTTCCGCGCGGCGCCGGCCTGGCCGACCGCGCCCCGCCCGGTGCCCGCCGCCGACCTGCTGCCCGAGCGGGCTCTGGCCGGCGACGCGGAGGCGCGTCGGCGGCTGCGGCACGACGTGTACGCCGTGCTGGTCCGCGCGGGTGGTGAGCTGCTGGAGACGCTGGACGCCTTCTTCGCCGCCAGCGGCACGCTGGAGAGCGCCGCGCGGGCGTTGTTCGTGCATCCGAACACCGTCCGCTACCGGCTGCGCCGGATCGCCGAGATGACCGGCTTCTCGCCGCTCGCCCCGCGGGACGCGTTCGCGCTCCAGGTGGCCCTCACCGTCGGGCGGCTGGACCCAGTGGTCCCGGCGGTCCCGACCCAGACATTGGGGCCAGCCGCGAGTAAATCGTCACAGACAGGTGATGATCACCGCCGATCTTTGTAG
- a CDS encoding copper resistance CopC family protein has protein sequence MARLVPGVFGVALGVSLLLPPTPALAHNSLTGSDPRDGARVATAPARIELRFLSRLDPRTTKITVTGPDNVAAAGGAPTFSGSRVRVPFKPGRAGLYIVGYQVASGDGHPVTGEVRFTLTTGTAADPSASPSPTGAASLTASAASPPVTPTAATTGPDGASPTAAVVPAADERDDRTGWLWALAGLVLLAALVTGLLLRRRAGRNHGG, from the coding sequence GTGGCGCGCCTCGTGCCAGGGGTGTTCGGCGTGGCGCTCGGTGTGTCGTTGTTGCTGCCGCCGACGCCGGCCTTGGCGCACAACTCGCTGACCGGCAGTGACCCGCGCGACGGCGCTCGGGTGGCGACCGCGCCGGCCCGGATCGAGCTGCGGTTCCTGTCCCGACTGGACCCGCGTACGACGAAGATCACAGTGACCGGACCGGACAATGTGGCCGCCGCGGGCGGGGCGCCGACCTTCTCCGGCAGCCGGGTGCGCGTGCCGTTCAAGCCGGGCCGGGCGGGACTCTACATCGTGGGCTACCAGGTGGCGTCCGGCGACGGGCATCCGGTCACCGGGGAGGTGCGGTTCACCCTCACCACCGGCACCGCGGCCGACCCCTCCGCCTCCCCGTCGCCCACCGGCGCCGCCTCGCTCACGGCGTCGGCCGCGAGCCCGCCGGTCACCCCCACGGCGGCGACGACCGGGCCGGACGGCGCCAGCCCGACAGCGGCGGTCGTGCCCGCGGCGGACGAGCGGGACGACCGCACCGGCTGGCTCTGGGCGCTCGCCGGCCTGGTGCTGCTCGCCGCCCTGGTGACCGGCCTTCTGCTCCGCCGCCGAGCGGGCCGGAATCACGGTGGGTGA
- the gltX gene encoding glutamate--tRNA ligase, whose amino-acid sequence MTVRVRFAPSPTGMFHVGGARSALQNWIYAKQQGGVFVLRIEDTDAARNKPEWTEGILSALDWIGIERTSYEGPHFQSENAHEHRAAAQRLYESGRAYYCDCTREDVQARTGSQYSGYDGYHRDRGLGPGEGRALRFRTPDEGETVVVDLIRGEPTFENKLIEDFVIARGDGSPVFLLANVVDDMIMGITHVIRAEEHLPNTPKQQLLWDALGVKPPIWAHVPVVVNEKRQKLSKRRDKVALEAYRDEGYLADAMRNYLMLLGWAPSGDREIVPWSVIEEEFRLEEVNPSPAFFDEKKLRAFNGEYIRALSVDEFVAACQPWLTGTDTIAPPPWRPEEFDAAAFAAVAPLAQTRIAVLSEIVPNVDFLFLATPLIEEAAWAKAMKEGSAELLDAATAAFEALESWDAESTKAALEAVGAERGLKLGKAQAPVRVAVTGRTVGLPLFESLEVLGRERTLTRLRAARVRLV is encoded by the coding sequence GTGACGGTACGTGTACGCTTCGCCCCCTCCCCGACCGGAATGTTCCACGTCGGCGGCGCCCGCTCGGCCCTGCAGAACTGGATCTACGCCAAGCAGCAGGGCGGGGTGTTCGTGCTCCGCATCGAGGACACCGACGCGGCCCGCAACAAGCCCGAGTGGACCGAGGGCATCCTCTCCGCGCTGGACTGGATCGGCATCGAGCGCACCAGCTACGAGGGTCCGCACTTCCAGTCGGAGAACGCCCACGAGCACCGGGCCGCCGCGCAGCGGCTCTACGAGTCGGGTCGGGCGTACTACTGCGACTGCACGCGGGAGGACGTCCAGGCCCGCACCGGCTCGCAGTACTCCGGGTACGACGGCTACCACCGGGACCGTGGGCTCGGCCCGGGCGAGGGGCGCGCGCTGCGATTCCGTACGCCGGACGAGGGCGAGACCGTCGTGGTCGACCTGATCCGCGGCGAGCCGACCTTCGAGAACAAGCTGATCGAGGACTTCGTGATCGCGCGCGGCGACGGCTCGCCGGTCTTCCTGCTGGCCAACGTCGTGGACGACATGATCATGGGGATCACCCACGTGATCCGGGCCGAGGAGCACCTGCCGAACACCCCGAAGCAGCAGCTCCTCTGGGACGCCCTCGGGGTCAAGCCGCCGATCTGGGCGCACGTGCCGGTGGTGGTCAACGAGAAGCGGCAGAAGCTCTCCAAGCGTCGCGACAAGGTCGCCCTCGAGGCGTACCGGGACGAGGGCTACCTGGCCGACGCGATGCGCAACTACCTGATGCTGCTCGGCTGGGCGCCCTCCGGCGACCGGGAGATCGTCCCCTGGTCGGTGATCGAGGAGGAGTTCCGGCTGGAGGAGGTCAACCCCTCGCCGGCGTTCTTCGACGAGAAGAAGCTGCGCGCGTTCAACGGGGAGTACATCCGGGCGCTGTCGGTGGACGAGTTCGTCGCCGCCTGTCAGCCGTGGCTGACCGGGACCGACACCATCGCGCCGCCGCCGTGGCGGCCGGAGGAGTTCGACGCGGCGGCGTTCGCGGCCGTCGCGCCGCTGGCCCAGACCCGGATCGCGGTGCTCAGCGAGATCGTGCCGAACGTCGACTTCCTCTTCCTGGCCACGCCGCTGATCGAGGAGGCGGCCTGGGCGAAGGCGATGAAGGAGGGCTCGGCGGAGCTGCTGGACGCCGCGACGGCGGCCTTCGAGGCGCTGGAGTCCTGGGACGCGGAGTCCACCAAGGCCGCGCTGGAGGCGGTCGGCGCCGAGCGGGGCCTCAAGCTGGGCAAGGCGCAGGCCCCGGTCCGGGTGGCGGTCACCGGCCGGACCGTGGGGCTTCCGCTGTTCGAGTCGCTGGAGGTGCTGGGCCGGGAGCGCACCCTCACGCGGTTGCGCGCCGCCCGGGTCCGCCTGGTCTGA
- a CDS encoding MFS transporter, whose product MTTVDPTPTSLPAALAEPTAPVRRSWIALVFAANLGVWMAFFTPIQVLLPQQIERIAQGDKEAMLAVVTGLGALAAVIANPLAGALSDRTCLRVAGREFGRRHAWTAGGALIGALALALLAQQRTVLGVTLAWVAAQVCFNAMLASLTAAIPDRVPVAQRGGVSGWVGIPQALGLVVGAVLVTAVVTGNAAGYYAIALAVLVLALPFALLTSDDPLPRAHRPVLRLRALLASMWVSPRRHPDFAWAWFTRFLVQTGNALGTLYLLYFLTDGVRVPDPEGALLVLILLYTLGMMLTAVVSGRLSDRSGRRKIFVITSGLIMAVAAVLLAVAPVWPMAVVAALLLGAGYGVYLSVDAALITQVLPRATDRAKDLGVINIANSAPQVLGPALSAPIVVHLGGYPTLYAVTAAVTLLGSALVVRIRSVP is encoded by the coding sequence GTGACCACGGTCGACCCGACGCCCACGTCGCTGCCGGCGGCGCTGGCCGAGCCGACCGCGCCGGTCCGGCGGAGTTGGATCGCGCTGGTCTTCGCGGCCAACCTCGGGGTGTGGATGGCCTTCTTCACCCCGATCCAGGTGCTGCTGCCGCAGCAGATCGAGCGGATCGCCCAGGGTGACAAGGAGGCGATGCTGGCGGTGGTCACCGGGCTGGGGGCGCTCGCCGCGGTGATCGCCAACCCGCTCGCGGGCGCGCTGTCCGACCGGACCTGCCTGCGGGTGGCCGGGCGGGAGTTCGGCCGCCGGCACGCCTGGACCGCCGGCGGCGCGCTGATCGGGGCGCTGGCCCTGGCGCTGCTCGCGCAGCAGCGGACCGTGCTCGGGGTGACGCTGGCCTGGGTCGCCGCCCAGGTCTGCTTCAACGCGATGTTGGCCAGCCTCACCGCGGCCATCCCGGACCGGGTGCCGGTCGCCCAGCGGGGCGGCGTCTCCGGCTGGGTGGGCATCCCGCAGGCGCTCGGGCTGGTGGTGGGCGCGGTGCTGGTCACGGCCGTGGTCACCGGCAACGCCGCGGGTTATTACGCGATCGCGCTCGCCGTGCTGGTGCTGGCGCTGCCGTTCGCGCTGCTCACCTCGGACGACCCGCTGCCCCGGGCGCACCGGCCGGTGCTGCGGCTGCGCGCCCTGCTCGCCTCCATGTGGGTCAGCCCACGCCGGCACCCCGACTTCGCCTGGGCCTGGTTCACCCGGTTCCTGGTCCAGACCGGCAACGCGCTGGGCACCCTCTACCTGCTGTACTTCCTCACCGACGGGGTGCGGGTGCCCGACCCGGAGGGCGCCCTGCTGGTGCTGATCCTGCTCTACACGCTGGGCATGATGCTCACCGCCGTGGTCTCCGGGCGGCTCTCCGACCGCTCCGGACGGCGCAAGATCTTCGTGATCACCTCGGGTCTGATCATGGCGGTGGCGGCGGTGCTGCTCGCGGTCGCCCCGGTCTGGCCGATGGCGGTGGTCGCCGCGTTGCTGCTCGGCGCCGGCTACGGGGTCTACCTCTCGGTGGACGCGGCGTTGATCACCCAGGTGCTGCCCCGGGCCACCGACCGGGCCAAGGACCTCGGCGTGATCAACATCGCGAACTCGGCGCCGCAGGTGCTCGGGCCGGCGCTCTCCGCGCCGATCGTGGTGCATCTGGGCGGATACCCGACGCTCTACGCGGTGACGGCCGCGGTGACCCTGCTCGGCAGCGCCCTCGTGGTGAGGATCCGCTCGGTGCCCTGA